The Carassius carassius chromosome 34, fCarCar2.1, whole genome shotgun sequence genome has a segment encoding these proteins:
- the LOC132115331 gene encoding dipeptidyl peptidase 9-like isoform X3, which translates to MSAVDEISDSTEVVEMDDVPSQFFVEKHSWDGLRDIIHGSRKYSGMIINKAPHDFQFVQKHDESGPHSHRLYYLGMPYGSRENSLLYSEIPKKIRKEALLVLSWKQMLDHFQATPHHGVYSREEELLRERKRLGVFGITSYDYHAQSGLFLFQASNSLFYCRDGGHNGFIQAAPMKPVEIKTQCSGIRMDPKISPGHPSFIAFINNNDLWVTNIETAEERRLTFCHKGLNNVKEDPKSAGVATFVIQEEFDRFTGYWWSPAAPEDADGGRTLQLLYEEVDESEVEIIHVPSPALEERKADVYRYPRTGSKNPQISLKIAEIRTDQHGKIISAQNKELVLPFTTLFPGVEYIARAGWTKDGKFAWAELLDRSQQKLQLVLLPPALFIAASVEDPQWEELVEAMPEGVQPFIIYEELTDIWINVHDIFYPFIQTTNDKITFLWVNESQTGFCHLYRITSLLQPGCQQWTRDYSPADDDFRCPIEEEVALTSGEWEILARHGSKIWVNEETKLVYFQGTKDTPLEHHLYVVSYESPGEIVRLTKPGFSHSCSVSQNFDMFISHYSNVSTPPCVHVYKLTGSDSDPLHKEPEFWASMMEATGCPADYVPPEIFSFPASSGFQLYGMLYKPHNLKPGKKHPTILFVYGGPQVQLVNNSYKGVKYLRLNTLASLGYAVVVIDGRGSCQRGLKFEGALKNKMGQVEIEDQVEGLQYVAENYKFVDMSRVAIHGWSYGGFLSLMGLIHRPNIFKVAVAGAPVTVWMAYDTGYTERYMDVPENNQQGYEAGSVALHVDKLPSEPNRLLILHGFLDENVHFFHTNFLVSQLIRAGKPYQLQIYPNERHSIRCPESGEHYEIMLLYFLQQHL; encoded by the exons ATGAGCGCAGTAGATGAGATCTCAGACAGCACAGAGGTTGTGGAAATGGATGACGTCCCCTCCCAGTTTTTCGTGGAGAAGCACTCGTGGGATGGCCTGCGTGACATCATTCACGGCAGCCGGAAGTATTCGGGAATGATCATTAACAAGGCGCCCCATGACTTCCAGTTCGTTCAGAAGCATGACGAGTCCGGCCCTCACTCGCACCGGCTCTACTACCTTG GAATGCCGTATGGGAGCAGAGAAAACTCATTATTGTACTCTGAAATCCCAAAGAAAATACGGAAAGAAGCCCTCCTGGTGTTATCATGGAAACAGATGTTAGATCACTTCCAG GCGACTCCGCATCATGGTGTATATTCCCGTGAGGAGGAGCTTCTCCGTGAGAGGAAGCGTCTGGGGGTCTTCGGCATCACGTCCTACGACTATCACGCACAGAGCGGCCTTTTCCTCTTCCAAGCAAGCAACAGCCTTTTCTATTGCCGTGATGGTGGCCATAACGGCTTCATT CAGGCTGCCCCAATGAAGCCAGTGGAAATCAAGACTCAGTGCTCAGGGATTCGCATGGACCCCAAGATCTCGCCTGGTCATCCCAGTTTCATTGCCTTCATAAATAATAACGACCTGTGGGTGACGAATATCGAAACCGCAGAGGAGCGAAGACTTACTTTCTGTCATAAAG GATTGAATAACGTCAAGGAAGACCCAAAGTCTGCTGGTGTGGCAACTTTTGTGATCCAGGAAGAGTTTGACCGCTTCACAGGATACTGGTGGTCTCCAGCTGCTCCTGAAG ACGCAGATGGAGGCAGGACGCTCCAGCTGCTGTACGAGGAGGTCGACGAGTCAGAAGTAGAGATTATTCATGTGCCCTCGCCAGCTCTGGAGGAGCGCAAGGCAGATGTGTACAGATATCCACGCACCG GAAGTAAGAATCCTCAAATTAGCCTGAAAATAGCCGAGATTCGAACCGACCAACACGGCAAG ATTATTAGCGCACAAAACAAAGAGCTTGTTCTCCCGTTCACCACACTCTTTCCTGGGGTTGAGTACATCGCAAGAGCTGGATGGACAAAAGACGGCAAATT TGCCTGGGCCGAGCTGCTGGACCGCAGTCAGCAGAAGCTGCAGCTAGTGCTGTTACCGCCTGCACTCTTCATAGCGGCAAGCGTGGAGGATCCACAGTGGGAGGAGCTTGTGGAGGCCATGCCTGAGGGAGTCCAGCCCTTCATCATCTACGAGGAGCTCACCGACATCTGGATCAAT GTCCATGATATCTTCTATCCCTTCATTCAAACAACTAATGACAAGATCACCTTCCTGTGGGTGAACGAATCACAAACGGGCTTCTGCCATCTGTACAGAATAACCAGTCTCTTACAGCCGGGCTGCCAGCAGTGGACCAGAGACTACAGTCCTGCAGACG ATGATTTCAGATGCCCGATAGAGGAGGAGGTGGCTTTAACGAGTGGAGAGTGGGAAATCTTGGCCAGACACGGCTCAAAG ATCTGGGTCAACGAAGAAACCAAACTGGTGTATTTCCAGGGAACAAAAGATACTCCACTTGAGCACCATCTGTATGTCGTGAGCTACGAATCTCCTGGAGAAATTGTCAGACTTACTAAGCCGGGTTTCTCTCACAGCTGCTCAGTtagccag AACTTCGACATGTTCATTAGCCACTACAGTAACGTGAGCACGCCTCCGTGCGTTCACGTCTACAAACTGACGGGTTCGGACAGTGACCCCCTGCACAAAGAGCCGGAGTTCTGGGCGAGCATGATGGAGGCTACAG GTTGCCCGGCTGATTATGTGCCTCCGGAGATATTCAGCTTCCCTGCCAGTTCTGGTTTCCAGCTCTATGGAATGCTGTACAAACCTCACAACCTGAAACCAGGCAAAAAACACCCCACAATCCTGTTCGTGTACGGCGGCCCACAG gtGCAGTTAGTGAATAACTCTTACAAGGGTGTGAAGTATCTGCGTCTGAACACGCTGGCGTCTCTGGGTTATGCTGTGGTGGTCATTGACGGAAGAGGCTCATGCCAAAGAGGCCTCAAGTTTGAAGGGGCCCTTAAAAACAAAATG GGGCAGGTGGAGATTGAAGATCAGGTGGAGGGACTTCAGTATGTAGCAGAGAACTACAAGTTCGTTGACATGAGTCGAGTTGCCATCCATGGTTGGTCTTATGGTGGATTCCTGTCTCTCATGGGCCTCATTCACAGGCCAAACATCTTCAAG GTGGCCGTAGCAGGAGCTCCTGTGACGGTGTGGATGGCATACGATACCGGCTACACCGAACGCTACATGGACGTGCCTGAAAATAACCAGCAGGGGTATGAGGCGGGCTCCGTCGCCCTGCACGTGGACAAGCTTCCCAGCGA GCCAAACCGATTACTTATTTTACATGGGTTCCTTGATGAAAACGTGCACTTTTTCCACACCAACTTCCTGGTGTCTCAACTCATCCGTGCGGGAAAGCCATATCAGCTACAG ATCTACCCCAATGAGAGGCACAGCATCCGCTGTCCTGAGTCCGGAGAGCACTACGAGATCATGCTACTGTACTTCCTCCAGCAGCACCTCTGA